ACAAGCACAGTTCCAGAATCATCTAGAATCTTCGCCAATTCGGTGCCTGAATCATTATTCGAACTAAATCCAGAGCAGATCTGAACAAATTCCGGGTACGAAACACAATTCTTCTCAGTTTGCTTTAGCCTCAGTTTCACCATCTCCAATTGTGATACTTTGAACAGCTTCTTCGCATCCGCCACCGTCAAGTTCCCCTCCGTCGTCACCTCCGGTTCCGGTTCCGGCCGCATCTCTAGCGGCGGCAGGAATCCATCGAGTTTGATCCTGCTTTTGTTAACATCCATTTCACGGATTTTCTCGATGAGACTTTCGCCGGTAGGTAGTGTCCGGATATCCGGCGAGGTGGCCGGCGACGTGCCAATGAGTCGACGATGGATGAATCGCCGGATAATTCCATTATTTCCGGGATCTGGAGCGATTTTGTCATCAGGATGAGGAGGTACAAGCTTTCTGGGTGACATGGATGATGAAGATATACGAGAAGCAGAAATGGAAAAACCGGTGGTTTTGTATACATTGGAAAGACGCTGAGCTAGAGTTTTTTTGAACGCCATTGATAATAACGAAAGAGAGAAATAAATGGTAGATTTTGGTTAGGGTTTGTATTGTTCAAAgataatgaaaaaagaaaaccaTGAGATGGAACTATTTATAGGTCCGTTCTCTGTGACGAAATGACAGCCAACTTCtatgttaaatattttcaatactGACGTGGTAATTACTAGCTCCGAtctattttatttgtcatgtttatcttgattgttttaaattattattttttttaaaaaatattttatatttattttattttataaaaaaagaaagtatttGGACTATCTCCTAAAAAAAAGCATTAAAACTAGTACTGTTACAATTATCTCCTAAAAATAATGTAACAACAAAATTtagtatataaatatgaaaatttgaattttcacTGGGAAAAGTTGAGTATATCCGCGTAGATATTCGCAGTAGAAAAAGAATATCCCCGCAACAGGAGGCAAATTCATAAAGGACCACTTCACtttatgttgtttttattttgttcttgttaGAGAGCAATTTTAGagattataatttaaaattaagaaattgaaattatttattttcatgtacatttaattaatataatttttaatttcttgaatAGTTCATGTGATATTAGATATTTTTGAAGTGTAACTATACTGAGCGTACAAGTGTCCGGTTAGAAAATTAGTCACGGGTTGGGGGGTGGGTGTTGGGGGATTATTTATggtgtattttatatatttttaatttgcgTATTCTCTAGGTTTCAGAAAGAATggttctattttctttttagtctgttttaaaaagaataatatcttttttttggcaacactttaactttaatttttcatgtgtcatttttaagaccacaagattaaaggatattttggtaaatttgacataacttcaatttataaccacaagattaaaagattttctttcttttcttatacTATATTCCAAGttaaactaggtcattctttttttaaacgtGAGAGAGTAATTAATAATGATTTACACGTGTTGGTTAGGGAGGGAAGCAATATAAGAATTAGTCAAGAGTTTTGTGTATAGGATAAGAGTTTTGTGCTGACGTGTTTAGATAGCCAAAATACAAAGAGAGGGGGTTGTGATTTGACTATAAAACCCAATTTCTAGGAAACACAAACGTGTAGCCACATATATCCCAACTggcaaacaataaaaatattgattaaacaatggatatttatttttattcaattaaattgtattactccatgtttaaaatttttcaattaatattatactAGTTTTTTGGGAGgctgaaattttaaattgtcactatttttttttataatattgtaaAAGTATTGGCGTTGAACTACCCAACAACTTGAACGATAACGGTGGAGTTTAAATAGTAAATGCATATTTACATTGAATCATATACTCTGGTAAACGTGAACGTTTTGCCACATACTCTATATTTTTAAGTGGTCAAATTGGTAAAATATTGATGGTGGgtattgaatttatttaattatcttttgtttttacacaaattaataaaaaatacttagTAAATGCtgattataaaattgaaaacgTTTGAACTATATGTGGAATACACGTAAAAGATAAATTCTTGCTAGCTATTACAAATGTGAATGTTTCGCCTCATATATCTAGGTGGAAGATTAAACGTTTATTGATCgtagaatttattttatttttattttttatttttacataaataaagAAATGGTAATAAAATGTAACAAAGTAATCGTTAAATTCATTACGAACTGATTTTATAGGACAATTCTAGTTATAGTCTCTTAAATCTTAATAACTGAATTTGATCgagatatatattataaaaatcatgtataattattcattattgaATTACTTTAAATGGTTGAAAGTCAAcgataaaaaaatgaatgtagTCATCAACTCGATAAAACAATATCAGAATTCATCCTCTTAACTTTAAATAGGTTATGCCTAAGTTAAAAAGGATGAAATTTGACTGGGTTTTATCTTTTGAATACTACTAGAAAGTGAGGAGGAAATACGACCTTCACTAGAAACTCAACATAGATAAATTTAGTTTGTGCAATTATGAGTTATACATGTAGATCCAGCGATTTTTTATTCATATAGAAATCATAATTACTCCCTTCATTCGTTTTTATTTGTCAGAGTTTTGACTTGATAcacttattaagaaaacaattattGATATAACGAATTCATCATTCGATATTTTCAAAGACATTAACTTGGGTGTACCCTTTAGCCCTATGAAGAGTCATAAATGAAAGGCAAAATCACCTTTCAAAATGGTTGCAACCTTCCTTGGTTATATATTGTCAAACTCTTGGTGACCTTCTCTTTGCTTTGTTTTAGGTCAACATGCACACATATGTTTTATCTCATTGCCAAAATAGAAAGAGAAATGGCAGTGGGTGTAGGTGGTGACTTGACTATGAGGCCCAATTTCTAGGAAACACAAACATGTCGCCACATATATCCAAGTTGGACAAATtgctaaaagttaaaatgaaaatgaagggGTTCATTTTTGcgataaaaaagaataatcgATGTACTCTTAAATTTGTTAgtaaatttcttattattaaatCTTCGACTtgtattttgaagaaaaaaaaaaagatcttgtATGTTCTTAGAAACTAACTAGATAGATAAATTGATTACACACTCCTTTAATTTATATGTATCATCATCAAATGAAACAAACCTAATATTTGATGGCTTATTAAACATTGTGCGTTTAACTAAATAAGATAACATACACTAAAATCGTTTGTTTAATTATCATCATGCCTTCTCTGTTACTCACTTTGTTCCTAATTACTTGGAAATCTTTGAATTGAtacatttattaagaaaataattattgacacATTGAATTTACCATTTTACTCTATTAAATATGATgtgtataaattaaaattttaagatttttaagaaattatacttcttttttttaaataattaattgagggtataataggcAAAAAAACTGTCTTTTGTCAAAattgacaagtaattagggataacttaaaaaagaaaaagtagacaATTAATTAGAGAGAGATCGTAATGTTTGCACTCCGAATACAAATAATTAACGTTGAATTAGGGTAAATGATTAATTTAGTTACCACGTGGAAAATTAAACTTGAACATTGCGCCACATATATCCTAGGTGGACGAATTATTTTGGGTTCTTTTTTGTAATTATCTTTTGTGCCTTTTCCTTTTACATAATGGACATAGAGAATACTAAATGCtcataattatgatatatatacatTGAATTATCAGTGGAATATGGTAAAGtaaatgattaattatttttctcaacgattataaaattaatttgattacaAGGAAACACGAACGTTTTGccacatatattaaaaaatattgaatggtgggtgtttatttattttattttgttttgtttttacaCATTGACAATAGAATACTTAGTAAATGCTAACTATGAAATTAATGTTTAATAATCTGTGTAATACACATGTTATAAGATAAATTCTATCTACTATAGAAACGTGAACGTTTGACATTCGCCACATATATGCACGATTAGCCGTTTGTTGATTATAGAAgtcaatttttttcctttttgtttacGTAAATAAAGGAATGGTAAATAAACTGAACATAATAATCTTATCTGACAATTCTAATTATAGTTTCTTAAATCTTAGTAATTGAATTTGATCgagatatatatgataaaaattatgaatagttTGTTGAATTACATAAAGAATTAACACTTGCTTTTGAAAAGATGAATATATTGACCAAActtaataaaattcaatatctCAACATCACTTCTGATATAAGGATAATTcgataaataatgaatttaaatatacattTCATACCTCATACTCCTAACATAAAAACTTGACTATAAGTATTATCTTTTGAATATTACTAGAAAGTGAGGAGGAAATATGACCTAGCTAGGCCTCGACTATATTCAACAAGTTACGCTATCACAATTTTAAAtaacatcaatttaatttatgacCTTATAAATTTATGTGAATTGAACGACTTTTACtcatattatatcaatattaattaaaattatcgtataaaaatcattaacttTTGAATTCGGTCTCTGATTCTTACCCCTTTGACCCATTGAAGTGTCATAAATTAGAAAGGTAAAATCACCTTTTTGAAAATTGGTTGCGACCTGCCTTGGTTATCCTCAAACTCTTGTTAACCTTCtcttttccttccttttttctctttaacCTCTTGccattatatatattatttattaggAAAAAATCATACATATTTTGCCTTTTtgctttattaaaaaaacttacTCGCACcgaatatttatactaaaattcattattatgtaatttaataaaataaaatacatattaattaattgattaagtaaATTTAAATACGTAATTTgcatgtattgaattgatataaacCCTGATACAGGTAAGTTACCCTTTATTATGTCAACAAGCATATCCCATTGCTTGATCCCAAAgcttaaagaaagaaaaacgtGGAATGGAGACACTCTAACAACCACAACCATGGAAGCCAAGTCCAAAgggaattaattatttatttgtatgtatctatataataatatataaacaaaataaatagaaaagatatAAAGTAATTAATGATACCACGCAGCAACTTGGGGATAATGCAAAAAGGAGTTGGGGAACCACAGTGATTGagcaataaatatttttttatctttaatcagTGAATTTTTGTCACgtataaaattgatttattataaaatatgttaCTTTTAATATTGAGagtttttttacatatatttaaatttaatcgaatCTTAATATGAACAGCATAGATAAGGAGAGGATGAGGTTGACACACAATTATTTGACAAAAGCAATAGAATTGAGAAGATAATTAAATAATGTAGATTATTAGAGAAGGGTCGGTAGGGGGATGACGCAGAGTCCAGTccgtttttttttaattgacatAATGAGATAATCAAAAAGTTTCTCTAATATATTAATGGCTCTTGGATGCTACCAAATATTAGTTTACTATTTGTGGCCccattaattattataattagcTTCTCTTTGTATTCCCTCCAACAAAGTGGAAAATTAAATTAGCACAAGAGTtggagtaaaaaaaataattaagaatttgCCTTGTTAGTGGAAGCTTCAGGAAATTAATTAGTATTGTTTAGCAACTAGCTTAGTTCATCTTTTAACTATACCTAAAGGATTTTCGTGATATTTATATGAGAtttaagtgaaatttttttttggttagaaaatttgattaaaatttagcCAGGtaaaatgaatatgttattttaactttttgaacatttttaccttttaattaaaaattaaaaaagatcatttcatttataaataaaaaagatattatcattttttttaatttttgatcaAATTCTCTCACCATTTAGTATTACTTAAATTAAGTTatctttttgttaaaaaaatagtttactGAAAATTAAGCGATCATTTATAAAATCAACACCtttttttatgttgtattaacaacaaaaatgaaatgaacaagACATTGATATCTAGAAAgcaattaaaaatagaattaagtGAGAAACAAgtattgattaaaaataaagtaaagggacgaataataatattatgagTCGGTATCACAGCATATTATTTGACATCAATTTATTCCAGTTGTTGAAAATTGAAATGTGATAATGATAtaagtcatttttaaaatttctctacgattaaatgtcataaattcaagaattttaCTGAAGTATTTGTCTAATCAATTAAAAATCGTATATTAGCCGACTATTCTGCTGAAGGATTCTGAGATTGTGTTTTAGAGTAATCGACTTTTGCCgttcaaatatatttcaccATTAAGAAATTTTGTTTAATGAGGAGACATTGGATGTTGTGCACTGATAGGAGTGTTTCattcttaattataaattttgaattcgagTTTTGGGTATAGAGAAAATCCTATTGAGAGTGTCATCCTTAAATTGGCTCACAGTACCCGATTCGAATTTAATCGAAGCTCGAATATAAAAATCGAACAACgaatgaataaataatagtGAGCATTAAACTGATAGAAGGATAATGAAGTAATTTAAGCTTGGTAAAATTTAACAGGGACATATTAGTTTAATCAAGCTCCAAGTATTTATtgaacattatattattttggtggGTCAATTAGTAGAGGTAATCCTGACCTTGCAAGCAAGAAATATGTAATGTTTTTGGAAAAACAGGTCTTGGGCCTTTAATACATCCATAAGGGTGAATCAATTTTTTGCGCTATTTACaaagttatttaaattataataattttgaatttttcaaaatttggggatatattatttttttgtctgatacataacaaataatgcatataaaccatgttcatattgattggggttatataacaataataacatctgcacaaaatatattattcacaAATCAAGTTATAATGTATCTGATAGAAGTATAGTGATGTGATCGTATGttaagaaagagaaagaaggaaaaagagatttttataattaatttaaattataattttttttatcttaaatcatataattatgtaattttccttaaaatttgcCTTGGACCTTGGTACTAGGGCCATAAGATGAGTTGTGTTTAAAACAAGTAAAATACAAATCTCATTTGTCAAATACTCAACTTAGTTTCCTTTTTTCTTGGTATCTAAAACTTTTAAGTTTCAACATAAAGTCAATAGACATACTCAATCTATCAGCGTACACATTTGTTTGTATATTCaatcataattattttgaaatctcTATGAACAACTACTTGAAATAACATACTTTTCTtgataaaataatgtttttatacTGCCCAAACTAACTATTCGGCATTACAAAGAATACTAAGATACAaaaacttaattatacaataaattaattaaagatttcaaTTTCAGtttatttcaaattatcatACGCCTCTTCAAATAAAAGTGATGTATCATACAATTATGATAAACACAATGAGTACATTACTTCTTTAATAGACgttttaagatattatatagagaagaataattcaaaatgtGAAATCTTGATTTGCAAAATGTTACAAGATCCACGAGGTACCCTCCTTCGTTGATTGcatagcccaactcacgattgCAGTATCTCCGGCCATTTGACCTTCACGATCATGGACCACGAAGCCTCACCTTTTCGGCAGTGCCGGCTCAATGCTTATAAAGCACATGCCTTAGGCCCCCAATTTTAGGGGCCtcattttttttaccaaaaactaattatgtgttaattttttatagaaaacattagttatttatgataaatgtatcttttttataaaaaaaaattatattatttattctcCTTAACCTCAATCAAAtagaagaaatcaagaaaaagttgtttgtcttcttacatttttttccgctaaaatttatattattattttttaaacccTTTTTTACTCTATTTTAAGTTACAATAGTACTctgtcaaaaatataaattaatagtaaaagTGTGTTGAATAAAGTTAATTGATTATCTAGATTGAcctttttatgtgtttttaaaccaaaaaaaatttataaataattttatctaacTTAAAACTTATAgaataatgttaataattcatataattgtctcatttaaaaaagagaaaattgtactcccttcgtttaaaaaagaatgacctcctttatttaaaaataaaaaggatattataaattttttaaaatttttgatcaaattttctgACCATTTAGCTATTATCCAAATTAAGTTATCTTTtcgttaaaaaaaatagtttactGAAAATTAAGTGatcatttataaaatcaaacaacttttttttgttgttgtattaaCAACAAAAACGAAATGAACAAGACATTGATAACTAGAAAgcaattaaaaatagaattaagtgagaagattaaaaataaagtaaagagACGAATAATAATATCATGAGTCGGTATCACAGCATATTATTTGACATCAATTTATTTCAGTTGTTGAAAATTGAAATGTGATAATgatataagtcattttaaaatttctctatGATTAAACGTCacaaatttaagaattttactTAAGTATTTGCCTAATCAATAAAAAACGTATATTAGCCGACTATTCTGTT
This window of the Solanum pennellii chromosome 2, SPENNV200 genome carries:
- the LOC107008615 gene encoding calcium uniporter protein 2, mitochondrial; protein product: MAFKKTLAQRLSNVYKTTGFSISASRISSSSMSPRKLVPPHPDDKIAPDPGNNGIIRRFIHRRLIGTSPATSPDIRTLPTGESLIEKIREMDVNKSRIKLDGFLPPLEMRPEPEPEVTTEGNLTVADAKKLFKVSQLEMVKLRLKQTEKNCVSYPEFVQICSGFSSNNDSGTELAKILDDSGTVLVMGNVVFLRPDQVVKTLQSLLPIPATTIPKDPQMMEEFNKMEEEKTAIDRKAESLVRRELWAGLGYFVIQTAAFMRLTFWELSWDVMEPICFYVTSFYCMAGYTFFLRTAKEPSFEGFYQSRFVAKQKRLMKVRNFDLERYNEFKRACYPQSSMVHPEKTLTIC